The proteins below come from a single Seriola aureovittata isolate HTS-2021-v1 ecotype China chromosome 23, ASM2101889v1, whole genome shotgun sequence genomic window:
- the LOC130164307 gene encoding ceramide-1-phosphate transfer protein-like isoform X1, which translates to MVFLRRTMLLRYLLLSAMLALLLFISSFWLPQGGVRDCGSAWQPCLIFYHQTPKPSLVPEEWAEPGGALPLIKECPGQSFQAWRLLLHLKSSLTDEDDILLEPYLQGWDQLLNFMESLGTMVSFFSQKVKEKVVLIRDLSLKHSAEAHGNRGPADNSRLQTPASFGLKTGVSQKKKRVTKHVWIFKKNSLEVSFLIFPLEVYRSVRSMVEAELKTGMVNFSRRTDSGCRTLLRLHRSLLWLKLMLEGLAEGPDADGRFKTPGELSRDAYKVALAPHHHWVLRQAAELVFLALPDRQYFLQLVCVQEQQEAAPVLRIIIHALALVHAQTQRILAEHDMLELP; encoded by the exons ATGGTTTTCCTCAGACGGACAATGCTGCTTCGTTACTTGCTGCTGTCGGCCATGTTGGCTCTGCTTCTCTTCATCAGCTCCTTCTGGCTAC CTCAGGGCGGAGTCAGAGACTGTGGCAGCGCCTGGCAGCCATGTTTGATTTTTTACCACCAAACA cccAAGCCTTCATTGGTCCCTGAGGAGTGGGCGGAGCCTGGTGGAGCCCTGCCCCTCATAAAGGAGTGTCCCGGCCAGTCGTTTCAGGCCTGGCGtctgctgctgcatttaaaGTCCAGTCTGACGGACGAAGACGACATCCTGCTGGAGCCGTACCTGCAGGGCTGGGACCAGCTCCTCAa TTTCATGGAGTCTCTCGGGACGATGGTCAGTTTCTTCTCTCAGAAGGTGAAGGAAAAGGTGGTGCTGATACGagacctgtcactcaaacacaGTGCAGAGGCTCATGGGAATCGCGGTCCTGCTGACAACTCTAGACTACAAACTCCAGCATCTTTTGGACTAAAAACCGGggtgagtcaaaaaaaaaagagagtcacaaaacatgtctggatatttaaaaaaaatagtttggaAGTGAGTTTCCTGATTTTTCCTCTTGAGGTGTATCGGTCGGTTCGGTCCATGGTGGAGGCGGAGCTAAAAACGGGCATGGTCAACTTCTCCCGGCGAACAGATTCGGGCTGCAGAACGCTGCTGAGGCTGCATCGATCTCTGCTGTGGTTGAAGCTGATGTTGGAGGGTTTGGCTGAAGGACCGGACGCAGATGGACGGTTCAAAACGCCCGGGGAGCTGAGCAG AGACGCCTACAAGGTGGCGTTGGCCCCCCACCACCATTGGGTGCTCCGTCAGGCCGCCGAGCTCGTCTTCCTCGCCCTACCGGACAGACAGTATTTCCTGCAGCTGGTGTGTGTCCAGGAGCAGCAAGAGGCTGCGCCCGTGCTCCGCATCATCATCCACGCCCTGGCGCTGGTGCACGCACAAACTCAACGGATACTTGCCGAACACGACATGCTGGAGCTGCCATGA
- the LOC130164307 gene encoding ceramide-1-phosphate transfer protein-like isoform X2: protein MVFLRRTMLLRYLLLSAMLALLLFISSFWLPQGGVRDCGSAWQPCLIFYHQTPKPSLVPEEWAEPGGALPLIKECPGQSFQAWRLLLHLKSSLTDEDDILLEPYLQGWDQLLNFMESLGTMVSFFSQKVKEKVVLIRDLSLKHSAEAHGNRGPADNSRLQTPASFGLKTGVYRSVRSMVEAELKTGMVNFSRRTDSGCRTLLRLHRSLLWLKLMLEGLAEGPDADGRFKTPGELSRDAYKVALAPHHHWVLRQAAELVFLALPDRQYFLQLVCVQEQQEAAPVLRIIIHALALVHAQTQRILAEHDMLELP from the exons ATGGTTTTCCTCAGACGGACAATGCTGCTTCGTTACTTGCTGCTGTCGGCCATGTTGGCTCTGCTTCTCTTCATCAGCTCCTTCTGGCTAC CTCAGGGCGGAGTCAGAGACTGTGGCAGCGCCTGGCAGCCATGTTTGATTTTTTACCACCAAACA cccAAGCCTTCATTGGTCCCTGAGGAGTGGGCGGAGCCTGGTGGAGCCCTGCCCCTCATAAAGGAGTGTCCCGGCCAGTCGTTTCAGGCCTGGCGtctgctgctgcatttaaaGTCCAGTCTGACGGACGAAGACGACATCCTGCTGGAGCCGTACCTGCAGGGCTGGGACCAGCTCCTCAa TTTCATGGAGTCTCTCGGGACGATGGTCAGTTTCTTCTCTCAGAAGGTGAAGGAAAAGGTGGTGCTGATACGagacctgtcactcaaacacaGTGCAGAGGCTCATGGGAATCGCGGTCCTGCTGACAACTCTAGACTACAAACTCCAGCATCTTTTGGACTAAAAACCGGg GTGTATCGGTCGGTTCGGTCCATGGTGGAGGCGGAGCTAAAAACGGGCATGGTCAACTTCTCCCGGCGAACAGATTCGGGCTGCAGAACGCTGCTGAGGCTGCATCGATCTCTGCTGTGGTTGAAGCTGATGTTGGAGGGTTTGGCTGAAGGACCGGACGCAGATGGACGGTTCAAAACGCCCGGGGAGCTGAGCAG AGACGCCTACAAGGTGGCGTTGGCCCCCCACCACCATTGGGTGCTCCGTCAGGCCGCCGAGCTCGTCTTCCTCGCCCTACCGGACAGACAGTATTTCCTGCAGCTGGTGTGTGTCCAGGAGCAGCAAGAGGCTGCGCCCGTGCTCCGCATCATCATCCACGCCCTGGCGCTGGTGCACGCACAAACTCAACGGATACTTGCCGAACACGACATGCTGGAGCTGCCATGA
- the LOC130164263 gene encoding F-box only protein 41-like has protein sequence MSSSSSPSSSSELPYFCPRCGDKFRFLSVPELQAHLVGRHTYETLLVLSQARVRSSRPGVLLPLPGPAVSQRQGSSLGTEPHSFPLQLACLDLASSSASIQLLREMFGSSDRALPASTGHPQTPSTALALPGSLEPFPGKNVGEVGVLEFGLSVGIGLEERLGLGLDRKIARMFAEVEERVNRRMGRLRVALQRREAELERERWEGERLRSEKQEVEERAAYLSRQVSAAMEMMQRLKRDLHGKEKELNERQQEMVDIERFLRDTAEKEAEAKTRLQVFIETLLERADRAERQLLQLSSHTHHNRFTHHSDRYAHTDVYVDPYALTQVYTPVLGRGGRSLDGSTDDIVSKMQGTIGNRRSYSVSGSCRLGEQLYSDHHYSGLTGRMRTLSLGSGGWDCEGGLGHLHPPHYPPLWTRQENRRERFWVGEGEWGRTWNKRSRRHHSTEEEEDEEEEEEYDEEEGCWSSIEMRRLVFSRTHTPGSDIPSSLRSTPSRHHGDRQLGADTLRLRAGLLCVFPYLDARSLLCAAEVCSDWRFVARHPAVWTRLRLENARVSTEFLTTLSQWCTQTQSVVLNNLKPRGRRADEAREDYHRNTRGSVEPGVEALLRSAGGSLLHLSVSQCPHILTDRTLWLASCYCRNLQMLTYRSSSDPLGQEVLWALGAGCRNISSLQVAPAHPCQQPTRFGNRCLQTIGRCWPHLQSLSVGGAGCGTQGLVSVVRTCAHLQVLELERITDMGLQVAIELCRAGLKSLQTLILTHTPVSGQAILHFHSVCDNIRSIMVEVSVSDYFEEADTQEAQHLFGEILSTLKVLQKRPGLCDVLQVKAEGFC, from the exons atgtcttcctcctcctccccctcctcttcctcggaGCTGCCCTACTTTTGTCCTCGCTGTGGTGACAAGTTTCGTTTCTTGTCTGTACCTGAGCTCCAGGCTCACCTGGTCGGCCGACACACCTACGAGACCCTGCTGGTGCTGTCGCAG GCTCGGGTTCGAAGCTCCAGACCAGGTGTCCTCCTCCCGCTCCCCGGCCCTGCTGTATCCCAAAGACAGGGCTCCTCTCTGGGCACGGAGCCCCACAGCTTCCCCCTGCAGCTGGCCTGCCTGGATCTCGCCTCGTCGTCCGCCTCCATCCAGCTGCTCAGGGAAATGTTTGGCTCTTCAGATCGCGCTCTTCCCGCCTCCACAGGACATCCACAGACCCCCTCCACCGCTCTGGCCCTCCCCGGCTCTCTGGAGCCTTTTCCTGGGAAGAACGTTGGCGAAGTGGGGGTCCTGGAGTTTGGGCTGTCGGTGGGCATCGGGCTGGAGGAGCGACTGGGGCTCGGGCTGGACCGTAAGATCGCCCGGATGTTCgcggaggtggaggagagggtcAACCGCCGCATGGGTCGGCTGAGGGTGGCGCTACAGAGGAGAGAGGCGGAGCTAGAGCGGgagaggtgggagggggagCGACTGAGAagtgagaaacaggaagtggaggagagggCGGCGTACCTGTCCAGACAG GTCTCAGCTGCCATGGAGATGATGCAGCGATTAAAGAGAGATCTGCACGGAAAAGAGAAGGAGCTGAATGAACGACAACA ggagATGGTGGACATTGAGCGTTTTCTGAGGgacacagcagagaaagaagcagaggcCAAAACCAGACTGCAG gTGTTCATCGAGACGTTGTTGGAGCGAGCCGACCGCGCAGAGAGACAGTTACTGCagctcagctcacacacacatcacaaccGCTTCACACACCACAGCGACAGATACGCTCACACGGACGTGTACGTCGACCCGTACGCGCTCACACAGGTATACACACCTGTACTGGGCCGGGGGGGGCGGAGTCTGGACGGAAGCACCGACGACATTGTGAGCAAGATGCAGGGAACCATCGGCAACcgg aGGAGTTACAGTGTTTCAGGCTCCTGCAGACTGGGGGAGCAGCTGTACAGCGACCATCACTACAG CGGTCTGACCGGACGTATGCGGACCTTGTCTCTGGGGTCGGGGGGGTGGGACTGTGAGGGTGGGTTGGGCCATCTCCACCCCCCTCATTACCCTCCGCTCTGGACTCGACAAGAGAATAGAAGAGAGAGATTCTG GGTAGGGGAGGGGGAATGGGGGAGAACGTGGAACAAAAGAAGCCGTCGTCATCACAgcactgaggaagaggaggatgaggaggaagaggaggagtacgatgaagaggaggggtgtTGGAGCAGCATTGAGATGAGGAGGCTCGTCTTctccaggacacacacacctggatcaG acatCCCCTCCTCCCTCCGCTCCACCCCCTCCCGTCATCACGGTGACAGACAGCTGGGGGCGGACACCTTGAGGCTGAGGGCGGGGCTTTTATGCGTCTTCCCGTATTTGGACGCGCGCTCGTTGCTGTGCGCGGCCGAGGTATGCTCCGATTGGCGGTTCGTCGCGAGGCACCCAGCGGTTTGGACACGCCTCCGGCTGGAGAACGCCAGAGTATCAACCGAG ttCCTGACCACCCTGTCTCAGTGGTGCACTCAGACTCAGTCTGTGGTTCTCAACAACCTGAAGCCACGAGGCAGACGAGCCGACGAGGCGCGGGAGGATTACCACAGGAACACCAG GGGCAGTGTGGAGCCGGGGGTGGAGGCTCTGCTGCGGTCAGCAGGGGGCAGTCTGctccacctgtctgtgtctcagtgtcctCACATCCTCACTGACAGGACGCTGTGGTTGGCCAGCTGCTACTGCAGGAACCTGCAGATGCTCACATACAG GAGTTCATCAGACCCTCTGGGTCAGGAGGTTCTCTGGGCCCTGGGTGCTGGCTGCAGGAACATCAGCAGCCTGCAGGTGGCGCCGGCTCATCCCTG cCAACAACCAACTCGTTTTGGAAACCGCTGCCTGCAGACGATTGGTCGATGCTGGCCACACCTCCAGTCACTCAGTGTGGGCGGGGCCGGCTGTGGGACTCAGGGATTGGTTTCTGTTG TGCGTACCTGTGCTCACCTGCAGGTGTTGGAGTTGGAGCGCATCACCGACATGGGCCTGCAGGTGGCGATAGAGCTGTGTCGAGCCGGACTGAAGAGTCTGCAGACGCTGATCCTGACGCACACACCTGTCAGCGGTCAGGCCATCCTGCACTTCCACA gtgtGTGTGACAATATCAGGTCCATCATGGTCGAGGTCTCGGTGTCGGATTACTTTGAGGAGGCGGACACTCAGGAAGCTCAGCACCTGTTTGGAGAAATCCTCAGCACATTAAAG GTTCTTCAGAAGCGTCCCGGCCTGTGTGACGTCCTGCAGGTTAAGGCTGAAGGATTCTGCTga
- the LOC130164293 gene encoding early growth response protein 4-like, which translates to MLLEREDSFMSEFEDACSAWVDSVGSSPSDGTDSDVGSPFCQVFSPGTDASDSDFFSDFSDCSSDTLSPSLGYSGSFFPEPEPSLAAAGLSSTADAILNMITEIVGICTDMEQQGDAGSLRESSPSSAAPSAATASPSPQLFAPAPGPDMSVPPLAAAQQLPPASISQPVVVKSEFVTSSCSSGCGQSSMSGNDALFPASADSLLPLSALEQQVDVADFIESLLSSEAGQGELKPGCEVKQEPLGLEEWLKSLPAAQVTGGDSSSYVISRPVVKTELVQSGSDLHFSPAPLPSTLDAHLLSSLLQGAFPIVNISNGHAAGAPKLSRGGRRAPAKNGLKVKPFPCSVQGCERRFSRSDELNRHVRIHTGQKPFQCTICARSFSRSDHLTTHTRTHTGEKPFSCDVCGKRFARSDERKRHGRVHVKQQLRAQMMAAYSLALNAPGV; encoded by the exons ATGCTTCTGGAGCGCGAGGACAGCTTCATGTCGGAGTTTGAGGACGCGTGCAGCGCGTGGGTGGACAGTGTGGGCTCGAGCCCCAGCGACGGGACCGACTCTGACGTGGGGTCACCTTTTtgccaag ttttCTCTCCGGGAACTGACGCCTCTGACTCAGACTTCTTCTCTGACTTCAGCGACTGCTCCTCGGACACGCTCTCGCCCTCCCTCGGCTACAGCGGCAGCTTCTTCCCGGAGCCGGAGCCGTCACTTGCGGCAGCGGGGCTGAGCAGCACCGCGGACGCGATCCTCAACATGATCACCGAGATCGTCGGGATCTGCACCGACATGGAGCAGCAGGGCGACGCCGGCTCTCTCCGCGAGTCCAGCCCATCCTCTGCGGCGCCCTCCGCGGCCACTGCCTCTCCTTCGCCGCAGCTCTTCGCTCCAGCTCCCGGCCCTGACATGAGCGTCCCTCCCCTGGCCGCAGCCCAGCAGCTGCCTCCCGCCTCCATCTCACAACCGGTGGTGGTGAAGAGCGAGTTCGTgacttccagctgcagcagcggcTGCGGACAGTCTTCCATGAGCGGGAACGATGCTCTGTTCCCGGCCAGCGCCGACTCTCTCCTCCCGCTGTCGGCTCTGGAGCAACAGGTGGATGTGGCTGATTTCATCGAGTCTCTGCTGAGCTCCGAGGCCGGCCAGGGCGAGCTGAAGCCCGGCTGTGAGGTGAAGCAGGAGCCGCTGGGGCTGGAGGAGTGGCTGAAGAGCTTACCGGCTGCCCAGGTTACCGGGGGAGATTCTAGCAGCTACGTCATCAGCAGACCGGTAGTCAAGACGGAGCTCGTGCAGAGCGGGAGCGACCTCCACTTttcccccgcccccctcccctccaccctgGATgcccatctcctctcctccctcctgcaggGCGCGTTCCCGATAGTCAACATCAGTAACGGGCACGCGGCCGGAGCCCCCAAACTGTCCCGCGGGGGCAGGAGAGCTCCCGCCAAGAACGGCCTGAAGGTGAAGCCGTTCCCGTGCTCCGTGCAGGGCTGCGAGCGCCGCTTCTCGCGCTCGGATGAGCTGAACAGGCACGTGCGCATCCACACGGGCCAGAAGCCCTTCCAGTGCACCATCTGCGCACGCAGCTTCAGCCGCAGCGACCACCTGAccacgcacacgcgcacgcacaccGGAGAGAAGCCCTTCTCGTGCGACGTGTGCGGCAAGCGGTTCGCGCGCAGCGACGAAAGGAAGAGGCACGGGCGCGTGCACGTCAAGCAGCAGCTGCGAGCGCAGATGATGGCCGCCTACTCCCTGGCCCTGAACGCGCCCGGCGTCTAA
- the LOC130164285 gene encoding steroid 17-alpha-hydroxylase/17,20 lyase isoform X2 — protein sequence MFTCLLSSLPSFLSLSPSSSSSFSPPFLLVLFVTTAVVLFLITRRSVPEAKPPSCPPPARDSIPCLPRLPVLGSLPWLGGGGLPPHLLFSQLARRYGSLFALHLGPHYTVVINDHQHAREVLLQRGRDFAGRPSMVTTNLLTRGGKDIAFADYSPLWKLHRRLVHNSFTLFGEGTSRLQDIVLSSVDSLCVELLSGGKRGFDPSPAVTRAVTNVVCTLVFSSTYRHGDAELQEVIRYNDGIVQTIARGGLVDIYPWMKVFPNKSLSKLKDCITVRDRLLTCKLEEHKASLSDGEPRDLLDALLKGQTGSGRGQRSSGSEDEGITDDHVLMTAAEAFGAGVETTSTTLLWILAYLLHHPEVQDRVQKELDEHVGSERAVCMSDRGRLPYLDCVINEGMRIRPYWRSLCKSWDSCFGQHVVDSPRPPTLG from the exons ATGTtcacctgtctcctctcctctcttccttccttcctctccctctctccctcctcctcctcctccttctctccacccttcctcctcgtcctcttcgTCACCACGGCCGTCGTCCTGTTCCTGATCACACGTCGCTCCGTGCCTGAAGCCAAACCTCCGTCCTGTCCTCCCCCGGCTCGGGACTCCATCCCCTGCCTGCCTCGGCTCCCCGTCCTGGGCAGCCTCCCCTGGCTGGGAGGAGGAGGCCTCCCCCCacacctcctcttctcccagCTCGCCCGAAG gtaCGGGTCTCTGTTTGCCCTCCACCTCGGCCCTCACTACACCGTGGTGATTAACGACCATCAACACGCCAGAGaggtgctgctgcagagagggagggacttCGCAGGACGACCGAGCATG GTGACCACCAACCTGTTGACCAGAGGAGGTAAAGACATCGCATTCGCCGACTACTCTCCTCTCTGGAAGTTACACCGCCGCCTCGTCCACAACTCCTTCACCCTGTTTGGAGAGGGAACCAGTCGACTGCAGGATATCG TTCTGTCCTCGGTGGACAGCCTGTGTGTCGAGTTGTTGTCCGGGGGGAAGCGTGGCTTCGACCCGTCTCCCGCGGTGACCAGGGCCGTCACCAATGTTGTGTGCACACTGGTGTTCAGTTCCACCTATCGCCATGGCGACGCAGAGCTGCAAGAGGTGATCCGATACAACGATGGCATCGTGCAGACGATCGCCAGGGGAGGACTGGTGGACATTTACCCCTGGATGAAG GTCTTTCCTAACAAGTCTCTGAGTAAACTGAAGGACTGTATCACTGTCAGAGACCGACTGCTGACGTGCAAACTGGAGGAGCACAAG GCATCACTGAGTGACGGTGAGCCCCGAGACCTCCTGGATGCCTTGCTGAAGGGCCAGACAGGCAGCGGgcggggtcaaaggtcatctgGATCAGAGGATGAGGGGATAACGGACGACCACGTCCTGATGACAGCGGCTGAGGCATTTGGAGCCGGAGTAGAGACGACGTCCACCACACTGCTGTGGATCCTGGCGTACCTGCTGCACCACCCTGAG GTCCAGGATCGCGTGCAGAAGGAGCTGGACGAGCACGTTGGCAGCGAGCGAGCAGTCTGCATGTCGGACCGCGGCCGGTTGCCGTACCTGGATTGTGTCATCAACGAGGGCATGAGGATCCGACCG TATTGGAGGTCACTCTGTAAGTCGTGGGACTCGTGTTTTGGTCAACATGTGGTCGATTCACCACGACCCCCGACACTGGGATAA
- the LOC130164285 gene encoding steroid 17-alpha-hydroxylase/17,20 lyase isoform X1, translated as MFTCLLSSLPSFLSLSPSSSSSFSPPFLLVLFVTTAVVLFLITRRSVPEAKPPSCPPPARDSIPCLPRLPVLGSLPWLGGGGLPPHLLFSQLARRYGSLFALHLGPHYTVVINDHQHAREVLLQRGRDFAGRPSMVTTNLLTRGGKDIAFADYSPLWKLHRRLVHNSFTLFGEGTSRLQDIVLSSVDSLCVELLSGGKRGFDPSPAVTRAVTNVVCTLVFSSTYRHGDAELQEVIRYNDGIVQTIARGGLVDIYPWMKVFPNKSLSKLKDCITVRDRLLTCKLEEHKASLSDGEPRDLLDALLKGQTGSGRGQRSSGSEDEGITDDHVLMTAAEAFGAGVETTSTTLLWILAYLLHHPEVQDRVQKELDEHVGSERAVCMSDRGRLPYLDCVINEGMRIRPVSPVLIPHTAMTHSSIGGHSVSRGTRVLVNMWSIHHDPRHWDKPDLFNPDRFLDDRGQRVTPPFFLPFGAGPRVCVGESLARLELFLFLSSLLQRMSFRLPDGAPPPNLQGRLGVVLQPLPYTVVVTPRAGWESEAK; from the exons ATGTtcacctgtctcctctcctctcttccttccttcctctccctctctccctcctcctcctcctccttctctccacccttcctcctcgtcctcttcgTCACCACGGCCGTCGTCCTGTTCCTGATCACACGTCGCTCCGTGCCTGAAGCCAAACCTCCGTCCTGTCCTCCCCCGGCTCGGGACTCCATCCCCTGCCTGCCTCGGCTCCCCGTCCTGGGCAGCCTCCCCTGGCTGGGAGGAGGAGGCCTCCCCCCacacctcctcttctcccagCTCGCCCGAAG gtaCGGGTCTCTGTTTGCCCTCCACCTCGGCCCTCACTACACCGTGGTGATTAACGACCATCAACACGCCAGAGaggtgctgctgcagagagggagggacttCGCAGGACGACCGAGCATG GTGACCACCAACCTGTTGACCAGAGGAGGTAAAGACATCGCATTCGCCGACTACTCTCCTCTCTGGAAGTTACACCGCCGCCTCGTCCACAACTCCTTCACCCTGTTTGGAGAGGGAACCAGTCGACTGCAGGATATCG TTCTGTCCTCGGTGGACAGCCTGTGTGTCGAGTTGTTGTCCGGGGGGAAGCGTGGCTTCGACCCGTCTCCCGCGGTGACCAGGGCCGTCACCAATGTTGTGTGCACACTGGTGTTCAGTTCCACCTATCGCCATGGCGACGCAGAGCTGCAAGAGGTGATCCGATACAACGATGGCATCGTGCAGACGATCGCCAGGGGAGGACTGGTGGACATTTACCCCTGGATGAAG GTCTTTCCTAACAAGTCTCTGAGTAAACTGAAGGACTGTATCACTGTCAGAGACCGACTGCTGACGTGCAAACTGGAGGAGCACAAG GCATCACTGAGTGACGGTGAGCCCCGAGACCTCCTGGATGCCTTGCTGAAGGGCCAGACAGGCAGCGGgcggggtcaaaggtcatctgGATCAGAGGATGAGGGGATAACGGACGACCACGTCCTGATGACAGCGGCTGAGGCATTTGGAGCCGGAGTAGAGACGACGTCCACCACACTGCTGTGGATCCTGGCGTACCTGCTGCACCACCCTGAG GTCCAGGATCGCGTGCAGAAGGAGCTGGACGAGCACGTTGGCAGCGAGCGAGCAGTCTGCATGTCGGACCGCGGCCGGTTGCCGTACCTGGATTGTGTCATCAACGAGGGCATGAGGATCCGACCGGTCAGCCCCGTACTGATCCCACACACTGCCATGACCCACAGCAG TATTGGAGGTCACTCTGTAAGTCGTGGGACTCGTGTTTTGGTCAACATGTGGTCGATTCACCACGACCCCCGACACTGGGATAAACCCGACCTTTTCAACCCAG ATCGTTTCCTTGACGATCGGGGCCAGCGAGTCACACCCCCCTTCTTTCTGCCGTTCGGGGCGGGACCTCGAGTCTGTGTCGGTGAATCATTGGCCAGGCTGGAGCTCTTTCTCTTCTTGTCCTCACTTCTCCAGCGAATGAGC